From Streptomyces fungicidicus, one genomic window encodes:
- a CDS encoding glycosyltransferase family 87 protein — MVTGKSDISGWLVRPARWHLWAGLAAVLGALTVRTVLVTSGGGMDNAIVVDAARTWLDGGSPYDDRHFLYFPSAVMAAVPPALLPRSVLDVLGPVAAVLALALGWACALRLHRVPLGSRLAALGLLGLAAGFAPFGQLVRLGNWTVTAALALPLCLLLASRGRWVAAGAVIGVAVALKPLLAPMALLFLFARRWRALAVLVLVPVAASVAAALFLPDPTGFFTRTLPFLLRGDDAFLRLYEASPAVVLPRLGVPETPAVVLAALAAAAGVVCAYRRWRGPGPAPLRLAETSAGLMLSAFLVSRPSYNHYLLVVLPLLLAGLPYAGSVARRPWFWLALVPQLPGVTWPWLESPRRRAFQDAVTLCVLAVTVSYHCVRGAREEAGPRGTPGERRPAVESA; from the coding sequence ATGGTGACGGGCAAAAGCGACATCTCCGGGTGGTTGGTGCGGCCCGCGAGGTGGCACCTGTGGGCCGGACTCGCGGCGGTGCTGGGCGCGCTGACGGTGCGTACGGTGCTGGTGACCTCGGGCGGAGGCATGGACAACGCGATCGTCGTGGACGCCGCGCGGACCTGGCTGGACGGTGGATCGCCGTACGACGACCGGCACTTCCTCTATTTCCCGAGCGCGGTCATGGCCGCCGTTCCGCCGGCGCTGCTGCCGCGGTCCGTGCTCGACGTGCTGGGGCCGGTGGCCGCGGTCCTCGCCCTCGCGCTGGGCTGGGCGTGCGCCCTGCGGCTGCACCGGGTGCCGCTGGGCAGCCGGCTCGCCGCCCTCGGCCTGCTGGGCCTCGCGGCCGGCTTCGCGCCGTTCGGGCAGCTGGTGCGGCTGGGCAACTGGACGGTGACGGCCGCGCTGGCGCTGCCGCTCTGCCTGCTGCTGGCGAGCCGGGGCCGGTGGGTCGCGGCGGGGGCGGTGATCGGGGTGGCCGTGGCGCTGAAGCCGCTGCTCGCGCCGATGGCGCTGCTGTTCCTCTTCGCGCGCCGGTGGCGGGCGCTGGCCGTGCTGGTGCTGGTACCGGTGGCGGCGTCGGTGGCGGCGGCGCTCTTCCTGCCCGACCCGACGGGCTTCTTCACCCGCACCCTGCCGTTCCTGCTGCGCGGGGACGACGCCTTCCTGCGGCTCTACGAGGCCTCGCCGGCCGTGGTGCTGCCCCGGCTCGGCGTGCCGGAGACCCCGGCCGTGGTGCTCGCCGCTCTCGCGGCCGCCGCCGGTGTGGTCTGCGCGTACCGGCGCTGGCGCGGGCCCGGTCCGGCGCCGCTGCGGCTGGCGGAGACCTCCGCCGGGCTGATGCTCTCCGCGTTCCTGGTGTCGAGGCCCTCCTACAACCACTACCTCCTGGTCGTGCTGCCGCTGCTGCTGGCCGGGTTGCCGTACGCGGGGTCGGTGGCGCGGCGGCCCTGGTTCTGGCTCGCCCTGGTGCCGCAGCTGCCGGGGGTCACCTGGCCGTGGCTGGAGTCGCCGCGGCGCCGGGCCTTCCAGGACGCGGTCACGCTGTGCGTGCTGGCGGTGACGGTCTCCTACCACTGCGTCCGGGGCGCGCGGGAGGAGGCGGGCCCGAGGGGGACGCCGGGGGAGCGGCGTCCGGCCGTAGAATCGGCGTAG
- the rplM gene encoding 50S ribosomal protein L13 translates to MRTYSPKPGDVTRQWHVIDAQDVVLGRLASTAASILRGKHKPIYAPHVDTGDFVIIINADKVHLSGNKRTQKMAYRHSGYPGGLRSVRYDELLDKNPEKAIEKAVKGMLPKNTLGRQMLSKLKVYSGDQHPHAAQQPVPFEITQVAQ, encoded by the coding sequence GTGCGTACGTACAGCCCCAAGCCCGGCGATGTGACGCGCCAGTGGCACGTCATCGACGCTCAGGACGTTGTCCTGGGTCGTCTGGCCTCCACTGCGGCCTCCATCCTGCGCGGCAAGCACAAGCCGATCTACGCCCCCCACGTCGACACCGGTGACTTCGTCATCATCATCAACGCGGACAAGGTGCACCTCTCCGGCAACAAGCGGACCCAGAAGATGGCGTACCGCCACTCGGGTTACCCGGGTGGTCTGCGCTCCGTCCGCTACGACGAGCTGCTCGACAAGAACCCCGAGAAGGCCATCGAGAAGGCCGTCAAGGGCATGCTCCCCAAGAACACCCTGGGCCGTCAGATGCTTTCCAAGCTGAAGGTCTACTCGGGCGACCAGCACCCGCACGCTGCCCAGCAGCCGGTGCCGTTCGAGATCACCCAGGTCGCGCAGTAA
- the rpsI gene encoding 30S ribosomal protein S9: protein MAETTAEQPLEELDIDSYTTESEVPVEGEYTSESMASRFGEPQPAAGLGRRKNAIARVRIVPGTGKWKINGRTLEDYFPNKVHQQEVNEPFKVLELEGRYDVIARIAGGGVSGQAGALRLGVARALNEADVDNNRGPLKKAGFLKRDDRAVERKKAGLKKARKAPQYSKR, encoded by the coding sequence GTGGCCGAGACCACTGCCGAGCAGCCGCTCGAAGAGCTTGACATCGACAGCTACACCACCGAGTCCGAGGTGCCCGTCGAGGGCGAGTACACCTCGGAGTCGATGGCCTCCCGCTTCGGCGAGCCCCAGCCGGCCGCCGGCCTGGGTCGCCGCAAGAACGCCATCGCCCGCGTCCGGATCGTCCCGGGCACCGGCAAGTGGAAGATCAACGGTCGCACCCTCGAGGACTACTTCCCGAACAAGGTGCACCAGCAGGAAGTCAACGAGCCCTTCAAGGTGCTCGAGCTCGAGGGCCGCTACGACGTCATCGCCCGCATCGCGGGTGGCGGCGTCTCCGGCCAGGCCGGTGCGCTCCGTCTCGGTGTCGCCCGTGCGCTGAACGAGGCGGACGTGGACAACAACCGCGGCCCGCTGAAGAAGGCAGGCTTCCTCAAGCGCGACGACCGTGCGGTCGAGCGCAAGAAGGCCGGTCTGAAGAAGGCCCGTAAGGCCCCGCAGTACAGCAAGCGCTAA
- the glmM gene encoding phosphoglucosamine mutase has product MGRLFGTDGVRGVANADLTAEMALGLSVAAAHVLAEAGTFEGHRPTAVVGRDPRASGEFLEAAVCAGLASAGVDVLRVGVLPTPAVAHLTGALGADLGVMLSASHNAMPDNGIKFFARGGHKLADELEDRIEATYEEHRTGAPWDRPTGAGVGRVRDYEEGFDKYVAHLVGVLPNRLDGLKIVLDEAHGAAAKVSPEAFTRAGAEVVTIGADPDGLNINDGCGSTHLEQLKAAVVEHGAALGIAHDGDADRCLAVDHAGEEVDGDQILAVLALAMRERSALRSDTVVATVMSNLGFKLAMEREGIRLVQTAVGDRYVLEEMKQRDYALGGEQSGHVIVLDHATTGDGTLTGLLLAARVAETGRTLRDLASVMERLPQVLVNVPDVDKSRVKTSAELAAAVTEAERELGETGRVLLRPSGTEPLVRVMVEAADIDQARSVAGRLADAVKSALG; this is encoded by the coding sequence GTGGGACGACTCTTCGGCACGGACGGCGTGCGCGGTGTCGCCAACGCGGACCTGACGGCGGAGATGGCGCTCGGCCTGTCCGTCGCGGCCGCGCACGTACTGGCCGAGGCGGGCACGTTCGAAGGACACCGGCCCACGGCCGTGGTCGGACGTGATCCACGCGCGTCCGGAGAGTTCCTGGAGGCCGCGGTCTGCGCCGGCCTCGCCAGCGCGGGTGTGGACGTCCTGCGGGTCGGCGTGCTGCCCACCCCGGCGGTCGCCCACCTCACCGGCGCGCTCGGCGCCGACCTCGGTGTGATGCTCTCCGCGAGCCACAACGCCATGCCGGACAACGGCATCAAGTTCTTCGCCCGCGGTGGTCACAAGCTCGCCGACGAGCTGGAGGACCGGATCGAGGCCACGTACGAGGAGCACCGCACCGGGGCTCCCTGGGACCGTCCGACCGGTGCCGGGGTCGGCCGGGTGCGGGACTACGAGGAGGGGTTCGACAAGTACGTCGCCCACCTCGTCGGCGTACTGCCGAACCGGCTGGACGGGCTGAAGATCGTCCTGGACGAGGCGCACGGCGCCGCGGCGAAGGTGTCGCCGGAGGCGTTCACGCGGGCCGGGGCCGAGGTCGTGACGATCGGGGCCGACCCGGACGGGCTCAACATCAACGACGGCTGCGGCTCGACCCATCTGGAGCAGCTGAAGGCCGCGGTCGTCGAGCACGGGGCCGCGCTGGGCATCGCGCACGACGGCGACGCCGACCGGTGCCTGGCCGTGGACCACGCCGGTGAGGAGGTCGACGGCGACCAGATCCTCGCGGTGCTGGCGCTGGCGATGCGGGAGCGGTCCGCGCTGCGGTCCGACACCGTGGTCGCGACGGTGATGTCCAACCTGGGCTTCAAGCTGGCCATGGAGCGCGAGGGCATCCGGCTGGTGCAGACCGCTGTCGGCGACCGGTATGTGCTGGAGGAGATGAAGCAGCGGGACTACGCGCTCGGGGGCGAGCAGTCCGGGCACGTCATCGTCCTCGACCACGCGACGACCGGGGACGGGACGCTCACCGGTCTGCTGCTGGCGGCGCGGGTCGCCGAGACGGGCCGTACGCTGCGGGATCTGGCGTCCGTGATGGAGCGGTTGCCGCAGGTTCTGGTGAACGTTCCGGATGTGGACAAGTCGCGGGTGAAGACCTCCGCGGAGCTGGCCGCGGCGGTGACCGAGGCGGAGCGCGAGCTGGGCGAGACCGGGCGGGTGCTGCTGCGTCCGTCGGGGACGGAGCCGCTGGTGCGCGTCATGGTCGAGGCTGCGGACATCGACCAGGCCCGGTCGGTGGCCGGGCGGCTGGCGGACGCGGTGAAGTCGGCGCTGGGTTAG
- a CDS encoding DUF389 domain-containing protein codes for MLHLRLISPAEKTDDVIRLIEGTIGTAHLCVLPGAARSPAGDVVLCDVAREAGDDLLSGLQRLGLETTGSIAVDDVGLLLSKRAEKAEKEAPGEPADAVLWEHLTDATHEESTLSVTYLMFITLATMIAACGVVLDNSILIVGAMAVGPEFGPLAGVSTAVVQRRPRLALRSVTALLVGFAVAMAVTVGFSLFMDAVGLFTEAKLEGDRPQTGFVYAPDWFSFVVAVLAGAAGTLSLTSAKSGALVGVAISVTTIPAAANAAVALSYGDTVQTWGSTEQLLLNLLGITLAGVLTLAAQKRFWAGQHKRLRRPTAP; via the coding sequence ATGCTGCACCTGCGCCTGATCTCACCGGCCGAGAAGACCGATGACGTAATACGGCTGATCGAGGGGACGATCGGCACGGCGCACCTGTGCGTGCTGCCCGGCGCCGCGCGCAGTCCCGCCGGTGACGTCGTGCTGTGCGACGTGGCCCGGGAGGCCGGCGACGACCTGCTCAGCGGGCTGCAGCGGCTCGGTCTGGAGACGACCGGTTCCATCGCCGTGGACGACGTCGGGCTGCTGCTGTCGAAGCGGGCCGAGAAGGCGGAGAAGGAGGCGCCGGGCGAGCCCGCGGACGCGGTGCTGTGGGAGCACCTGACCGACGCCACCCACGAGGAGTCGACCCTCTCGGTCACCTATCTCATGTTCATCACGCTGGCCACGATGATCGCGGCCTGCGGTGTGGTGCTGGACAACTCGATCCTGATCGTGGGCGCGATGGCGGTGGGCCCGGAGTTCGGCCCGCTGGCCGGCGTCTCCACCGCGGTGGTGCAGCGCCGGCCGCGTCTCGCGCTGCGCTCGGTGACCGCCCTGCTGGTGGGTTTCGCGGTGGCGATGGCGGTGACGGTGGGCTTCAGCCTCTTCATGGACGCGGTCGGGCTGTTCACCGAGGCGAAGCTGGAGGGCGACCGTCCGCAGACCGGCTTCGTGTACGCCCCCGACTGGTTCTCCTTCGTGGTGGCTGTACTGGCCGGGGCGGCCGGGACGCTGTCGCTGACGTCCGCGAAGTCCGGGGCGCTGGTGGGGGTCGCGATCTCGGTGACGACGATTCCGGCTGCCGCGAACGCCGCGGTGGCGTTGAGCTACGGGGACACCGTGCAGACCTGGGGGTCGACCGAGCAGCTTCTGCTCAACCTGTTGGGCATCACCCTGGCGGGGGTGCTCACGCTGGCGGCGCAGAAGCGGTTCTGGGCGGGCCAGCACAAACGCCTCCGGCGCCCGACCGCCCCCTGA
- the coaA gene encoding type I pantothenate kinase, whose translation MPRSAHRQRPEATPYVDLTRAEWSALRDKTPLPLSAAEVEQLRGLGDVIDLDEVRDIYLPLSRLLNLYVGATDGLRGALNTFLGEQGSQSGTPFVIGVAGSVAVGKSTVARLLRALLSRWPEHPRVELVTTDGFLLPTKELQERGLMSRKGFPESYDRRALTRFVADIKAGKGEVTAPVYSHLIYDIVPGEKLTVRRPDILIVEGLNVLQPALPGKDGRTRVGLADYFDFSVYVDARTEDIESWYLNRFKRLRETAFQDPSSYFRRWTQVSEEEALDYARTMWRTINKPNLVENIAPTRGRATLVVRKGPDHKVQRLSLRKL comes from the coding sequence ATGCCCCGGAGCGCCCACCGGCAGCGGCCGGAGGCGACTCCCTACGTGGACCTCACCCGCGCCGAGTGGAGCGCGCTGCGCGACAAGACTCCGCTGCCCCTGTCGGCGGCGGAGGTCGAGCAGCTGCGCGGCCTCGGTGACGTCATCGACCTCGACGAGGTGCGGGACATCTACCTCCCGCTGTCCCGGCTGCTCAACCTCTACGTCGGCGCCACCGACGGGCTGCGGGGCGCGCTGAACACCTTCCTGGGCGAGCAGGGTTCCCAGTCCGGCACTCCCTTCGTCATAGGGGTCGCCGGTTCCGTGGCGGTCGGCAAGTCCACGGTGGCCCGGCTGCTCCGCGCGCTGCTGTCCCGCTGGCCCGAGCACCCCCGCGTGGAGCTGGTCACGACGGACGGGTTCCTGCTGCCGACGAAGGAACTGCAGGAGCGGGGCCTGATGTCGCGGAAAGGTTTCCCCGAGTCGTACGACCGGCGGGCGCTGACCCGTTTCGTCGCCGACATCAAAGCGGGCAAGGGCGAGGTGACCGCCCCCGTCTACTCGCACCTCATCTACGACATCGTCCCGGGCGAGAAGCTCACGGTGCGCCGCCCGGACATCCTGATCGTCGAGGGGCTCAACGTCCTGCAGCCCGCGCTGCCCGGGAAGGACGGCCGCACCCGCGTCGGGCTCGCCGACTACTTCGACTTCAGCGTGTACGTCGACGCCCGCACCGAGGACATCGAGAGCTGGTACCTCAACCGCTTCAAGCGGCTGCGGGAGACCGCGTTCCAGGATCCGTCCTCGTACTTCCGCAGGTGGACCCAGGTCTCCGAGGAGGAGGCCCTCGACTACGCCCGCACGATGTGGCGCACCATCAACAAGCCGAACCTGGTGGAGAACATCGCCCCGACCCGGGGCCGGGCCACGCTGGTGGTGCGCAAGGGGCCGGACCACAAGGTCCAGCGCCTCAGCCTGCGCAAACTGTGA